The proteins below come from a single Halobacteriovorax sp. DA5 genomic window:
- a CDS encoding TrmH family RNA methyltransferase — MSKKTRKFLEKKFEKELEIAKEKAVHGRHEIIIILDHLKGGFNIGKILRSCEIYSVHEVHIVGTKFFDVTIAKGALKRVKTFFYDNIEDSIERINELGYTPLTLDSNAQTFLNESELPKKSAFIFGHEEFGPLKEMPGIERLKIKQYGMTESLNVSIAASIVMYEYTNQHASE; from the coding sequence ATGAGCAAGAAAACAAGAAAATTCTTAGAAAAGAAATTTGAAAAAGAACTAGAAATAGCAAAAGAAAAGGCCGTTCACGGACGACATGAGATCATCATTATTTTAGATCATCTAAAGGGTGGCTTTAATATTGGAAAGATACTTAGGTCATGTGAGATCTATAGTGTTCACGAAGTTCACATTGTTGGAACAAAGTTCTTCGATGTAACCATTGCCAAAGGTGCACTCAAAAGAGTAAAGACATTCTTCTATGATAATATTGAAGATTCGATTGAGCGAATTAATGAACTTGGCTACACTCCTCTTACTCTCGATTCAAATGCACAGACATTTTTAAATGAAAGTGAACTTCCTAAGAAGTCTGCCTTTATCTTTGGCCATGAAGAATTTGGTCCACTAAAAGAAATGCCTGGAATTGAAAGACTAAAGATCAAGCAATATGGAATGACAGAATCTTTAAACGTCTCTATTGCTGCAAGTATTGTCATGTACGAATACACTAACCAACACGCTAGCGAGTAA
- the msrA gene encoding peptide-methionine (S)-S-oxide reductase MsrA: MNNIEVAVFGAGCFWGVEETFRKLAGVIETEVGYAGGKSDQTTYEEVCTDTTGHAEVVKITYDPSIIKFENLLDIFFNNHNPTTLNRQGVDVGSQYRSVIFYSNEAQKEAGAKAIKELEESGCFKNPIVTKLELLNNYVIAEEYHQKYLKKKGLTSCSL; this comes from the coding sequence ATGAACAATATCGAAGTCGCAGTTTTTGGAGCAGGGTGTTTTTGGGGTGTCGAAGAAACCTTTAGAAAGCTTGCGGGAGTCATTGAAACTGAAGTTGGCTACGCAGGTGGAAAAAGCGACCAAACGACTTATGAAGAAGTCTGTACTGATACAACTGGTCACGCTGAAGTAGTTAAAATTACTTATGATCCATCAATAATAAAGTTTGAAAACCTATTAGATATCTTCTTTAATAACCATAATCCAACTACTTTAAATCGCCAGGGCGTTGATGTTGGATCTCAATATCGTAGTGTGATTTTTTATAGTAACGAAGCACAAAAAGAAGCTGGAGCAAAGGCCATTAAAGAGCTTGAAGAAAGTGGTTGCTTTAAAAATCCAATTGTTACTAAACTTGAATTATTGAATAATTATGTCATTGCCGAAGAGTACCACCAAAAGTACTTGAAAAAGAAAGGACTTACGAGTTGTTCGCTATAA